A region of the Conger conger chromosome 6, fConCon1.1, whole genome shotgun sequence genome:
GATGAACTAGCGAGACAACAACCGCGTATGAAACAGTCCTGTGAACTTCTAATGGGGGGAGGATCTTCTTCTTGTTTGAGTTTATTCGGGATGATTGTTCACGTTAAGTTGCAGACTGCCACCTATTGacctcccacaccccccctctcccaaccCAACTATCCCCTCCAAGTTCCGTCCCCGTCCAACCTCATCGACACAGCCTTTCACTCTCTGGATAATATTTTGTGCACTGCACAAGTACGTGGTCAACAGTTTCCTTTGACGTTGCATTCCTCACTCATATCTGAATTGAGCCCTGTCCGATCCAATATCGTCACGATAATGACCTTTTCTCTTCTGCACTTCCTTTCAGACTGCGTGACATTAATCGATTTCTGTATGTTATTGTATCTCCGTCCTTTACGTTCTTGATCCCATTTACTTTGGCATATGGCCATTCTTTTATACTTAATTAAAGCCTTTCCTTCACCCCTCCCCAATGGTCTGTGCAagatttcattttctctcaaatACAGGGCCCTGTATAGCACCATCATCCTCATCTACACCAACATGCGCAGGGAACCAATAATATTGTCGTTGTAGTTTATAACATACattttgaggtaaacatttttcatcacggaacacgtttcattacggaaaatggcacgGATGACTGGACgtcatgagtaagtgcatttcttctGCGTGTACTGCAACTTTGTTTAATATAAACTGCATCTCAATAtaatacatacgtgatgtgtagtggcgtagccaggatgctaaaactgggtgtcctcgcaTTATCGATatgagcatactgtatctatgttCGAGGGAAACGCAGAAATAACTTTGCTAAACAGACAAAAtccaagagcaagtgtatttcttacgatCATATTGGCAAAtacgtgtgctgtattgcaacttttctctgttcgtctgaatattcagtgatGCGCATTTGTAAGTTACCACTAAGATAATACCTCTGTGTTTTTGCAAGACTTGCATACTCTGCACTTCCACATGGTGTCGTTTTTTCCCCAATGTCCATCCTGCAGAGTGTAATTCCCCTTGTGCTTGGAgctaaacatgaactgttttgaaaaatggcacgcACATGTTTGTGAGTGGCATCTTCGTTGAATGTAGTTTGTGCGGTGATTCCAATAAATTGCtgaatcaaataaatgtatttgtttctgtcttctaaatggctcattgagtattgctttgtcttagaggtagggaggggtcaggccaggtgtgaaaagcctacttacctggcaggaccgcaaaccacataaatattcattgaagaaaggccattagccctcccattgtcagCTGGTGCTGAAACATAGTAGTGACAGCACTAGGttgttgtcatttattttatgtttctaaTTGGATACCCAAGACCTAgatgaacaaatttcagtgatccaaaaatgttgttacaattgatgtgtttttacagcattcATGTCTGTTTTAAAAACTACTCtttacaatttgtgtgattctaCAGCAATTTACAACAAACATATtattctgacctacttactgttgccatattactgttgctgagtttgtgctaaaaacaaagacacagacacttTGGAATCACTATATATAAAGTttgttaaaatgacacaaatgtcagagcaagacacagtcaccagttttcctcatcTTGCCCTCAGGCCCCAGAGGGTTAAAAGTTGAAAAATAGCTAAATGCAAATTCTACATAGAAATAAGCAGtgagacaaaaacatgttttgctcATTAGATCAGGTCCCTCTTGATGTCATAAATGAGCTGGACCCAATAGCTAAGAGTCTGGTAATAAAATGAACTCCAGCCATTTCATCCCCACATAGGAAGagatggaaatgtttacattacattacattacgtggcatttagcagatgctcttatccagagcgacgtacaacgaagtgcagatcaaacacaagtataggtgcgaagaggacctgagaggacagtacagttcctagtgtcctagtgtaaacatacagataatcagaacccttgaagagtacaatcaacttccaaactagcatactaGCATAGCATAACAGCCATTTCATCCCCACatggaaatgtttagactgataTGAATGGATATTGCAATGCTTTTctctaattttgctgatgctgaaTGTATCCCATCACAACCGCATACAAGTAGTCTGAAtccattcacagatttacctttacaacaaaaaaacaagagaccTTTCTTGTCTTTGTTATATCAAGAGGGCCCCAGCCCTAGCCTCTCATAGATGGAGTGACCAcagtgccccagtggcctaatggataaggcactggcctcctaagccagggattgtgggttcgagtcccatcTGGGGTGGCTCTGTCTTTTGCTTGCTGGTGATCCGAATGTCATTAACAAACCCTTCCTTGGGAGGGAGGTAATGCCTTTATAATTGGTAGAATGGTGTCATGGGAAACCTCAGATAGAcgcacatttatttacacatcagGATTCCTAGAGGAACTGGAATGGAAACAGAGCGAGGCAGGAGAGAGGTGCAGCAGaggcgtgctgggcccataacccagaggtccaGGTTTCCCCGCACTGTGCTGCTCCTCGTGCATCTTCAGTGTAAGAGCGTCCGGGAACATCTTCCCACAGCGGGCGCTGACCTCCTCTCCCTGGAGGGCTAGCGTTTAGGATTCTGTGCCATCACCGCCGCGacctgggttcgattcccggtcggGGAATGTATCTGAGAGTAGCAATCTTGGGCTGACCCGGTCCCAAGCAAAACGGACCCATGAGCAGTAGCCCCTCCTCAATCGATCAGGCGGTTTACTCCTGACTGGGTCTCTGAACTCTGTTCTTCACGCACGGCACCAATTCTCCTTCTTTCAGCACACCTACCTGCAGTTACTTTAAGCTCTTTGTATTCAAGAATATAAGAAACTGATTACTGATACAGGAGGATATGCAGCATATGGTCACTCAAACAGTCAGataaattatgacaataataataaaaacaggttatatatatatatatatatatatatatatatatatacagtgcatccggaaagtattcacagcgcttcactttttacagccttatttcatttttttcctcacacaCAATACCCtgtaatgacaacgtgaaaaaagtttttttgagatttttgcaaatgtattaaaaatgagCAGCTGGTTTATTGTGGGCTGTCGGAGTGCGAAGAGAATTTcgccaaatataaaaaaaaaataaaaaaaaaagaagcttacCCCACCTTTTGTTGGAGATGTTGAAATGTGATAACATCATATCAAAATGTTGGAAAGATTAAGTTGAAATGTAATATATCATATACCTGTATGGTAATATTTACCTAATATGCACTCATATGAAAAGCCATATTAATGTGATAATCAATGTTAACAATGTGATTGGTAGTCACAAATGTGAAATCAATATATGCACTCATGATTGGTAAAATTCCCTTTGATCCAGATAAATGTGATGAATAGACCTGCATAGACAATATGTACCCATATAGATGTGTGAAAGTATATTGTTGTATGAAGCCCCTCACTGTTAGTTATTCACTGAGTTTTATGTCCTCTGTAAGACCACTGGAGGCCCCCCCTGGGGTGGTCCGTGAGGAGGAACAGGGATCACTGGTTGTATGCACGAAACAAAAAGACCACTAGAGCCCCCCAGGGGTGGTCCGTGAGGAGGAACAGGGATCACTGGTTGTATGCACGAAACAAAAAGACCACTAGAGCCCCCCAGGGGTGGTCCGTGAGGAGGAACAGGGATCACTGGTTgtatgcacaaaacaaaaagaccacTGGAGGCCCCCTTGGCACTGAGATGGCCCGCGATGGACTGAGAGGAGAACTCTTCCAGGGCCCGCGACCAATCAGAATTGAACTATCCCTATCAAGAATTGTGAGATCATTTTGGCGCAGTGAAAAGAGACACCTGCTGGGAGGAAATAAGCCTGTTTGGAAACTGTATAAAAGCCtgtctgtagctgtataaaagcctgtctgtagctgtataaaagcctgtctgtagctgtataaaagccTGTCTGTCGCTGAACAGATtttgggtcactctgcagaaacaccacggctttatgatcGCTGTTAGAGAATAAAGTCTGACATTCTCGAAGATTCTGCCTCATCCTCGTTATTGAAACACTTTAAAGAAATTCTACGCAAAGTCTGGGAATCTTTGTGTTCAATTGGAAAACActtcaaacaaaataaagtttaaataaatgagcAACAACTATTTGCAATGAGAGAATGCTTGCAGATGAACTGTGTGGAAATGGAaatattattaggtatttattagacttatttgcttctgttgctgtagcttatccacttagaggtttgaagcattgtgtgttttttgagatgctcttctgcataccactgctgtaaggtgtggttatttgcgttactatcaccttcttgtcagcttcaaCAAGTCTAGAGTCTAGTGTGCGTGAGccacagtttgcaaagaatggtgcaaaaaaaactaaagaaatccagtgaacaATGGTcctacagacagaaacgccgcgttaatgagacgtcagaggagaagggccagactgctcaaagctgacgggaaggtgaccgtaacgcagataaccacacattacaacagtggtatgcagaagagcatcactgaacacacaacacatcaacactgaacacatcataactcaaTGTcggggcagtaagagcagtcgtctggcagtcggagggttgctggttcgatcccccgcccgggctgtgtcgaagtgtccctgagcaagacacctcacccctaaAAAATGctccttgcatggtagccaatcatcattggtgtgtgtgaatgggtgaagtagaagcatcaattgtacagcactttggataaaggcgctatataaatgcatttaccatttacagcagtaaaagttaaaaaaataagtctaataaatacctaatacattgctctgtgagtgtatatggttGCAGAGTTGTTTCGGTGCCTATTATAAATTCTGCAGTTGGTTGCACCAGTGTAGCATCTGTGTTGGACATTAGTTTATAGAATTTGGATGAAGGATTCCTTGACTTGGCAATGTGCATGAGTTGCACTGTTAGCGGCGGTGGCTGCAGGCTGTttgatatattttatctttgatTTCAGTGACTTCTTTAGTTGAAGGTACTGCAGAACATTCACTACCGATATCACATTTTTGGGCAAGTCATGgaggtgacattggctcaggcagtaagagcagttgcctggcatttagagggttgccggtttgatcccccgcctgggctgtgtcgaagtgtccctgagcaagacacctaacccccatttgcccctgacgagctggtcagccaattgctgtgagtgtgtgtatgaatgggtgaatgagaagcatcaattgtacagtgctttggataaatgtgcattataaatgccaaccatttaccaaagaCATTAGGGAATTGTTTTCAAATATATGTTGATTGTGCTATATTGGACTGAATTTGTACAGACATTTCCACCAAGCTGTTGAGATTACTGGGTTCTTGAAgcagttgtgtttttttaacgACTGAGTGAGGAAAGGTACATCAGTcattgaaatgtcattgttttctgtttgttctatgttttttttttttttttttgataattgGGGAATAGCCATTTAACAATATATTAAAGGTTGTCTGCCAGGTAATAATGTCTGAAACTTGGGACTGCTCAGGCCCCAAGCTCTTTGCTTTGTGAAAATATCAATACCTCGGTACATGATGTTGCCTGAAGTGATGTTAAGAGGGTGTTTCTGAGTCACAGCGCATCAGTCTTTCAAACGGAGTGGTGAGACTGTGGATTTGGTCCAGATGACTGAGCGGCTTGTGTTTAATACATTGAATGTAGTGTCCCCAGCTGAATGATAGTCTGTCTCTTACTGGTGATTACTTCATGATGTCTTTTACTGGtgaattacacaaacacaccgcaaaagtaaaaacaacatacaTGTACCATTAAACCAAAATGACCCTTAAAAACAAGACAGATAGCAAACCTTGTGCATACGACTAGCTATAAAGTTACAGGCATAGAAACACTCAATAGTTGAAACTAGAATATTCGTCGTGAAAGGGTTGTGAACAATAGGCGAATATAGCAGCTAAtctgtgaaaaaaaatctgtgtaaaTTTAGAAAACAAATTGTTGGGGCCAAGTTGTTAGCAACTCGTCGCAGAATAAcatcacacacagtgctgtatctggctgtattttcagttaccaaaaataataatttatacttTTACAGGCATCGAAACACTCAATAGTTAAAACTAGAATATTCCTCTAACAAAATGCCGCAAATGGCTTCTTCATGAGTCGTGAAAGGGTTGTTAACAATCTGGCGGTTAGCTACTTAACATAGGCTAGAAAAAGAAACCTACGACAACGATTTATACTCTTAGCACATGCAATCACGTACAtatcaaaggtacaataggtaagatttttgtcttaaaacattgttacaagatcattgtaaatcccgTCCGATCATTGAAAAccctcactgacatgttgactcaccctctgcctgtgtttatagtccttaaatttggctttcaaagtgtacatttgtcgagccgtcaaatgtatcaaaacattgcatagctgtacagcaattaaagctcattggttgacaaatgccaactccaactccaaaattccaactgccacagccaatggcattttgGGGGATTCTACGtggctgcccaaattgcacccCAGACAAGCAaacactgaaactctgtgtactattgcttataatccaagcgaagactacatatcaaGTTATACAAAAATACccgtttgttatcggtagcaacaagcaaattagttaTAATTAacttgaagaatttacaaaaaTCCACTTACCATAAAATATAGgtaatacgaacatagtagcgattgcacaagcgttgtgcttcggGTGGATATTTGTagattcgggaagctaactagtaatcgcTCAATTGCTTGTTATAGCGAACTGATATTGTTCcataactagataagcaatagtatacagagtttcagcgATCGCtcgtctggagtgcaatttgcgtgcgtgcgtgcgtgcgtgcgtgtgtcctgtccagggtgtattcctgcctttcgcccaatgtatgctgggataggctccagcccccctgcgaccctgttcaggataagcaagttaggataatgaatgaataacctTGTGACCTTTCAGCCAGGCGCTGAACCAAACAAAACCAAATTAAAACCGTCAACAGCCATGTTTGTCACACTCCCATCTCTTGCCATTTGAACCGGTACACTACCGGGCGAAACTGCAATATCGTTTCAAAGTAAGAGTCCCATTATCGTTAGCAAAATAGAATACATCAATCAGGAAATATCTAACAATAAACTTATGAATAAAGGACATTTTAAACTAAaggtaatttaatttaagacTTCTGGTAGTGATGTTATTGGATTTTGTAGATCTAGGAGAATATTGTCTGCATATGAACTTATTTTATCTGGAGCCGGTATTCCtgtaatgttattgttttgttggATGGCAGCAGGGCTCTATAAATATGGCATATTAAGCTGGAGAGAGTGGGCATGCTTGTCTGGTGCCATGGTCCAGCATGAATCTTTGTGAAGTAAGACCGTTAGTGATCATGGACGCTGTGGGAGAGTTATATCGGATTTTAATCCACTGAATGAATGGCTCTCCAAAGCCAATCTCTTTAATGAAGCAAATAAGAAGCTCCAGAAATCTTCTTCTGTGGCCTATTAAGACAACAAACATAACTGAAACTACATGCAAGCAGGCACAGGACAAAGTACACAATCACATGATAGTGTTGTATCCAATAGGCCTCAGATAGGCGTGCCGTCATTCCCACTGGAAAGATCTATGGTTCATTAGCGTTCTCTAGACTTCCGGGTCAAAAATCGGATGATCTATGCGAGAAAtgaatggggttttttttaatcctttcaAATTTGGATTTGGACATTTGGACGTTTTTtctgtatatgaaaaaaaagaaagaatgattTTGATCCTATTTTTATAGTCAAAAAAACCGTGtcaatttaaaaagcaaattgttaTGGCTAAGTTGTTAGCAACTCGTCGCAGAATAACAACATCACGCACAGTGCTGCATCTGACTGTATTTTCAGTTACCATAAATGTTCATTTATACAGTTTTActtaatgttgtatatataGCAAAACTTGTATTTATTCTTGTCATAGTTGGTGTTCTTGTTGGTAATTCATAGGTTATTCAAAATGCTGTATCCACACTGGTAGCCTCAAGTAAATTCTTATTGTTGTAAATAACTATAGTATGTGTACCTAGATGCACCATTGGCGGTAAACAATGAACAACAATACACATatgggcaaaaaaataaaaaacaaccgTCAGGCAATGCTGACTCCTACAGTAGGCTAGTTCCAGCACAGTTGACTACAGTAGGCTAGTTTCAGCACTGATTACTACAGTAGGCTAGTTTCAGCACTGATTACTACAGTAGGCTAGTTCCAGCACAGTTGACTACAGTAGGCTAGTTTCAGCACTGATTACTACAGTAGGCTAGTTTCAGCACTGATTACTACAGTAGGCTAGTTTCAGCACTGATTACTACAGTAGGCTAACTTTTTGTCACAAAGGTGTCCCGGGAATGATTTCAGTTTGTCCCGAAAACATTATTTATCGCCCCGGGACGTTGGGATGCTGTTAGTCTGGAGTCCTGATTGTGAGAAAGTACGTGTCTCTGAAGAGTGCGATTCTGGGAGAAACTCCTCCTGCACAGTGTGCAACTGAATGGTTTTCCCCAAAATGGTTTCTCTCCCATGTGGACCTTTTGGTGGGTTTTAAGATGATCTAGTCGGgcaaagctcttcccacactggttGCAGCAGTGGGGTTTCTCTTTGGTGTGGACCCTCTGGTGAGTTTTAAGATTACCTCGTTGGgtaaagctcttcccacactcgTTGCAGCAGTAAGGTTTTTCCCCTGTATGGACTCGCTGATGTTGCTTAAGAACATGGAGATAGGCAAAGCTCTTTTTGCACACTGTGCATCTGAAgcatttctctcctgtgtgagtcACCTGGTGATATTTAACGTGGCTCTTCAGGgagaagcactttccacactgctcacaacTGAACGGTTTCTCTTTGGTGTGGACGCTTTGATGAGCTTTAAGATGCCATAGGCCGgcaaagctcttcccacactcgTTGCAGCAGTGGGGTTTTTCCCCTGTGTGGATTCTCTGATGTCGCTTAAGAACATGGAGATAGGCAAAGCTCTTATTAcacactgtgcagctgaagcatttctctcctgtgtgagtcACCTGGTGAGTCTTAAGATTGCTCTTCATGgagaagcactttccacactgaTCACAAGTGAAGGGTTTCTCTCTGCTGTGAACACGCTGGTGGGCTTCAAGCGTTTTCAAGCGTTTTCCGACACAAGCGTACGGTTTctgccctgtgtgagtgtgtttgtgagctttGAGGATGTGTGACTGGGAGAAGCTCTTGCcgcacacagagcaggagaacGGTTTCTCCCTGCTGTGAACCTGCTCGTGCTTCTCCAGGACGCTGGAGGAAGTGAAACCCTTGCCGCACTCTGAACAGCTGAACCGTTTCCCCGCGCTGTGCTGCTCCTCGTGCGTCTTCAGTTCAAGAGCGTCCGGGAACGTCTTCCCACAGCATGTGCAGATGaactcctcctcctgtccctcAGTTCTGCAGGGACTCTTTGCTTCTGCTGACGTGTCAGAACTCGCCTCACACGGGGCGCTTCCATCACACTCTCCTGGAGAACCCAGAGGGAACAGCATCTCTGCCGAAATGTCATCAGGCAGCCCATAAGAGCACTCTTTGCCgagggggcggccattttgtttctgctggAGGTGTGATGCTGACCCCTCGTCCTTCTCCGAGCGTGGCCTCTGAGAATCTGTGTAATGTGGAGGAGAGAAGTCATCGTCTAACTGGGTGTCTCCATGCTCCGAGCTTCCTCCACACTGTCCGTTTTGTTCCTGATCAACTCCCAAGCCGTTGGCCtcgctccacacagcctggagcTCCATCCCCCAGTCTGCAGACTCCagcagggggagtgtgggggtgaaAGGCTGCTCCTCTGGCTCCTGTTTGAGTTCTGCTTGCAGCTCCTTTTCTGGGTCTCCTGCAGGGCAGAGTGGCAtgtgcagctcctcctccttacaGAGGGGTCCTTCACCACCGTTAGCTGCAGCTGCCCCTGTAGTgcctgcacaaaaacaaaaatattttgaaaactcAACTGCAGGTAATTGGTAATGTGTCACACTTTGACTTGGCATGATGCCAGTAATGACTAATTACAAATATATTATCATGAATCCCCATGGAAAGCTACCACAGGTATTCTCACAGGTAGGAGAAGAGATTCAGACCAAACCTGCTCTAAATCTTTGATTAAGGAGGTGTGCAGTAATACATTAAACCCTGTTTAAAAAGTGGAATAATCGTTGGTAATTGCAATACAAAACTGGATAGTCTGACAGTATAAACCAAACCCATGGAATATCAGAGATAAATCTTTAAAGAAAATGCAGTTTAAACATATCCAAGGTAGAGGGCCGGGTTACAGTACAGAAGAGTCTATATGCGCCAGAAATGGTCAGATGAGGAACTGAATATTCCATGGGTCATATCTCAGCTAATGCAATTAGTAACGTGTTTTATGTTTACACACACCGTTTTTATAAGCCAGatattaaacattttatataAGTTCAAAATGGTCCCTATATGCAAATTTCAGAAGAACCAGGGCTTTTCTTTCCAACGTTATGGACTTATAAATACCACATTTCGGGCCGTGACACGTTTTTAATGGCAAACTTTAAATGGCTCTACCGGAAAAACCGGAGGTTCAAATTTGAAGGAATTTTATATTTCATCATTGCCGaccaatacacaaaaaaagaaaagatccaagaggtgctgtggtgcaaaGCTCCTGGAGTTGGCAAAGATCGGCCCTTCTACATTAGAACAACTGAAATATTGCACTGTGGCAAACTAGAGCTAGGCTACCTCTCTGCAAATAAACAGCTGCGATGGccacaaaacagatttttcaatCTAAAAAAAGGTGCGACGAAATTTCCATGTAATAGGCTGTGCAACTCACGTCAAACCGGAACTTGAAATTAGAGTTTTGCAGAACTACCTGGCGTACCCTCTCCGTATCCTCGCACAGCCCTgagctctccctccatcagcagTAACTTCGTATTTAGCGTTTCGTTCTCTCTTTGGCTTCTGCACATGTCCAATCGCCAAACAGCAGACCCATCGTCGACGAGTTTAGTAATTTCTACTACTGCCGTTTTCGCTAAAACCTCCAAGATGGAGGCCACCTGAACCTGAAGAGAAGGAAAAGACGACATTTCTTGCAAATGATGAACTAGCGAGACAACAACCGCGTATGAAACAGTCCTGTGAACTTCTAATGGGGGGAGGATCTTCTTCTTGTTTGAGTTTATTCGGGATGATTGTTCACGTTAAGTTGCAGACTGCCACCTATTGacctcccacaccccccctctcccaaccCAACTATCCCCTCCAAGTTCCGTCCCCGTCCAACCTCATCGACACAGCCTTTCACTCTCTGGATAATATTTTGTGCACGGCACAAGTACGTGGTCAACAGTTTCCTTTGACGTTGCATTCCTCACTCATATCTGAATTGAGCCCTGTCCGATCCAATATCGTCACGATAATGACCTTTTCTCTTCTGCACTTCCTTTCAGACTGCGTGACATTAATCGATTTCTGTATGTTATTGTATCTCCGTCCTTTACGTTCTTGATCCCATTTACTTTGGCATATGGCCATTCTTTTATACTTAATTAAAGCCTTTCCTTCACCCCTCCCAAATGGTCTGTGCAAGATTTCATTTTCTCTTAAATACAGGGCCCTGTATAGCACCCTCATTCTCATCTACACCAACACGCGCAGGGAACCAATAATATTGTCGTTGTAGTTTATAACATACattttgaggtaaacatttttcatcacggaacacgtttcattacggaaaatggcacgGATGACTGGACgtcatgagtaagtgcatttcttgtGCGTGTACTGCAACTTCGTTTAATATAAACTGCATCTCAATAtaatacatacgtgatgtgtagtggcgtagccaggatgctaaaactgggtgtcctcgcaTTATCGATatgagcatactgtatctatgttCGAGGGAAACGCAGAAATAACTTTGCTAAACAGACAAAAtccaagagcaagtgtatttcttacgatCATATTGGCAAAtacgtgtgctgtattgcaacttttctctgttcgtctgaatattcagtgatGCGCATTTGTAAGTTACCACTAAGATAATACCTCTGTGTTTTTGCAAGACTTGCATACTCTGCACTTCCACATGGTGTCGTTTTTTCCCCAATGTCCATCCTGCAGAGTGTAATTCCCCTTGTGCTTGGAgctaaacatgaactgttttgaaaaatggcacgcACATGTTTGTGAGTGGCATCTTCGTTGAATGTAGTTTGTGCGGTGATTCCAATAAATTGCtgaatcaaataaatgtatttgtttctgtcttctaaatggctcattgagtattgctttgtcttagaggtagggaggggtcagaccaggtgtgaaaagcctacttacctggcaggaccgcaaaccacataaatattcattgaagaaaggccattagccctcccattgtcagCTGGTGCTGAAACATAGTAGTGACAGCACTAGGttgttgtcatttattttatgtttctaaTTGGATACCCAAGACCTAgatgaacaaatttcagtgatccaaaaatgttgttacaattgatgtgtttttacagcattcATGTCTGTTTTAAAAACTACTCtttacaatttgtgtgattctaCAGCAATTTACAACAAACATATtattctgacctacttactgttgccatattactgttgctgagtttgtgctaaaaacaaagacacagacacttTGGAATCACTATATATAAAGTttgttaaaatgacacaaatgtcagagcaagacacagtcaccagttttcctcatcTTGCCCTCAGGCCCCAGAGGGTTAAAAGTTGAAAAATAGCTAAATGCAAATTCTACATAGAAATAAGCAGtgagacaaaaa
Encoded here:
- the LOC133130474 gene encoding gastrula zinc finger protein XlCGF57.1-like, with the protein product MSSFPSLQVQVASILEVLAKTAVVEITKLVDDGSAVWRLDMCRSQRENETLNTKLLLMEGELRAVRGYGEGTTGAAAANGGEGPLCKEEELHMPLCPAGDPEKELQAELKQEPEEQPFTPTLPLLESADWGMELQAVWSEANGLGVDQEQNGQCGGSSEHGDTQLDDDFSPPHYTDSQRPRSEKDEGSASHLQQKQNGRPLGKECSYGLPDDISAEMLFPLGSPGECDGSAPCEASSDTSAEAKSPCRTEGQEEEFICTCCGKTFPDALELKTHEEQHSAGKRFSCSECGKGFTSSSVLEKHEQVHSREKPFSCSVCGKSFSQSHILKAHKHTHTGQKPYACVGKRLKTLEAHQRVHSREKPFTCDQCGKCFSMKSNLKTHQVTHTGEKCFSCTVCNKSFAYLHVLKRHQRIHTGEKPHCCNECGKSFAGLWHLKAHQSVHTKEKPFSCEQCGKCFSLKSHVKYHQVTHTGEKCFRCTVCKKSFAYLHVLKQHQRVHTGEKPYCCNECGKSFTQRGNLKTHQRVHTKEKPHCCNQCGKSFARLDHLKTHQKVHMGEKPFWGKPFSCTLCRRSFSQNRTLQRHVLSHNQDSRLTASQRPGAINNVFGTN